A window from Shewanella livingstonensis encodes these proteins:
- a CDS encoding aminodeoxychorismate/anthranilate synthase component II yields the protein MKLYLLDNFDSFTYNLVDQFRSLGCEVVIYRNDVSADYVAQKLINETGKTALVLSPGPGAPHEAGCMMELIGKVAGKVPMLGICLGHQAMVEYYGGKVERAPFVVHGKASPTFHNGQGVFANLPSPLPVARYHSLVATKVPDCLDVIATTDDMPMAILHPEHQAIGFQFHPESILTTLGSQLLTQTLAYLTQEHTFAGGA from the coding sequence ATGAAACTCTATTTACTCGATAACTTTGACTCATTCACCTACAACTTAGTCGATCAATTTCGCAGCTTAGGTTGTGAAGTTGTTATTTACCGTAATGATGTCAGTGCCGATTATGTTGCACAAAAGCTCATCAATGAAACCGGTAAAACGGCATTGGTGTTATCCCCCGGACCTGGTGCGCCTCATGAAGCGGGTTGCATGATGGAACTGATTGGTAAAGTCGCCGGTAAAGTCCCGATGCTGGGCATTTGTTTAGGTCATCAAGCCATGGTTGAATATTATGGCGGCAAAGTAGAGCGGGCACCATTTGTGGTTCACGGTAAAGCCAGTCCGACCTTCCATAATGGTCAGGGTGTCTTTGCCAATTTACCTTCACCATTACCGGTGGCACGCTATCACAGCTTAGTTGCGACTAAGGTACCTGACTGTTTAGACGTTATTGCTACCACCGATGATATGCCAATGGCAATATTGCATCCAGAACATCAAGCAATTGGCTTTCAGTTTCATCCAGAATCGATTTTAACCACCTTAGGTAGTCAATTACTGACGCAAACATTAGCGTATTTAACCCAAGAACA